TTGCTTGCCATGATAAAAGCGATTTTAGTATTTAACAACCATGGAAAACCAAGACTATCCAAATTCTACGAATATTTCGTAAGTTATGTCGTGTCAACTGTTCCAACAacgaatttaaaatattttctaccaTCCTTGTTGACCCAGAACGAAGACATGCAACAACAAATAATCAAAGAAACATTCCAACTGGTATCGAAACGGGATGACAATGTGTGCAATTTTCTGGAAGGTGGCAGGTATGTGTACACACGAATCGAATCGCCAAATGACTCCATACCGAAATGACGAACTAATACGGATTTCGATTTTCGCACAGCCTAATCGGAGGATCGGATTACAAACTGATCTACCGACACTATGCCACATTGTACTTTGTGTTTTGCGTCGATTCGAGCGAAAGTGAATTGGGCATCTTGGACTTGATACAGGTATTCGTCGAAACGCTGGACAAATGTTTCGAGAATGTGTGCGAATTGGATTTGATATTTCATGCTGATGCCGTCCATCACATATTGTCGGAATTGGTTATGGGCGGTATGGTGTTGCAAACGAATATGTCCGAGATATTGGCACGAATAGAAGAACAAAATCGACTGGTCAAGCAGGAGGTTAGATGATCGGCTCATCttttttaaccgaaaattgcatttagatgattcaatttacaataaaatgtttctctGCAGGCTGGTCTATCGGCCGCGCCAGCTAGAGCAGTGAGTGCTGTGAAGAGCATGAACATTCCACAACAAATCAAAGATATGAAACTTCCTGATCTTCCGCAGGCTATTAAGGTACGaagaaattagatttttttttgttttataggAATCGCTTTTCTCTTCTAACATTGTTTGGTGGTAGAGTCGGGTGCAAGTATGAAAACTTAAACAGCTAACAGACAATTTACCTCTTGATAAGGCACAAGAAACACATTACGGATTTTGGTTCACATAAAATCTTATGTGGCAGAAGTTCGCACAGAGCACAAAATACACTGCTAGCCGGAAGACATAACATTTAAACACGTACTCAAACGATATGATATTAGTCCAGTgaaagttgttgttttttcgataaaaaatattttactggtCATCTCGTGCCGCACAAAATACAGCATCATCGGGAATTCGATGCGAAAGGCATCgtggtggggttgaacaaaacttaaatagagtcgcgataccacctctgatttttcttcatgtccttattgagggactcgagtactataaggaaccacattcagttcgcagATGCATCgagccgtttcggagaaccggcactcaagaccgtgcgggaccgacgagtcaatttgaatacagattgttttcgcaacggatagagggactaattctaagctaatttatgttaaaatagCTGCCCTCGACAACCTGACCACGTAGccacagccagctaaagtcgaaatttcgacatttttaaatcgtgatatgtccaagatgaagagagttt
This window of the Bradysia coprophila strain Holo2 unplaced genomic scaffold, BU_Bcop_v1 contig_324, whole genome shotgun sequence genome carries:
- the LOC119079265 gene encoding AP-3 complex subunit sigma-2 isoform X2, giving the protein MIKAILVFNNHGKPRLSKFYEYFNEDMQQQIIKETFQLVSKRDDNVCNFLEGGSLIGGSDYKLIYRHYATLYFVFCVDSSESELGILDLIQVFVETLDKCFENVCELDLIFHADAVHHILSELVMGGMVLQTNMSEILARIEEQNRLVKQEAGLSAAPARAVSAVKSMNIPQQIKDMKLPDLPQAIKDLKF
- the LOC119079265 gene encoding AP-3 complex subunit sigma-2 isoform X1, which gives rise to MIKAILVFNNHGKPRLSKFYEYFNEDMQQQIIKETFQLVSKRDDNVCNFLEGGSLIGGSDYKLIYRHYATLYFVFCVDSSESELGILDLIQVFVETLDKCFENVCELDLIFHADAVHHILSELVMGGMVLQTNMSEILARIEEQNRLVKQEAGLSAAPARAVSAVKSMNIPQQIKDMKLPDLPQAIKQLNIFRTYYGGDHETKE